From the Priestia koreensis genome, one window contains:
- a CDS encoding DUF2178 domain-containing protein, with amino-acid sequence MINMTTESISNTIFSPLKIWAEKSNGNWNMLIVSGFVLLIVGAILIFVLRNKIGETDERTSPIYLKSAFIMLGGFVLFDLIFPKGYMWQIFLLFKYSLAFLVSGVYLAVQYKKGF; translated from the coding sequence ATGATCAACATGACGACTGAATCGATATCAAATACTATTTTTTCCCCTTTGAAGATCTGGGCGGAAAAATCAAATGGAAATTGGAACATGCTTATTGTTAGTGGTTTTGTTTTGCTTATAGTAGGAGCAATCCTAATATTTGTGCTTCGGAACAAGATCGGAGAAACAGACGAAAGAACAAGTCCAATATATTTAAAAAGTGCCTTTATCATGTTAGGTGGTTTTGTTTTATTCGACTTGATTTTCCCAAAAGGATATATGTGGCAAATTTTTCTTTTGTTCAAATATTCTTTAGCATTCCTGGTTTCTGGAGTATATCTAGCTGTTCAATATAAAAAGGGCTTCTAA
- a CDS encoding helix-turn-helix transcriptional regulator, giving the protein MKKDFGDSISNKVYEYRVLAKMTQLDLAKEVGVSKQTILVMEKGNYVPSSLLAFRIANFFKVDVNDIFTYVKGNDQHDD; this is encoded by the coding sequence ATGAAGAAGGATTTTGGCGATTCCATATCAAATAAAGTTTACGAATATCGAGTTCTTGCCAAAATGACTCAGTTAGATTTGGCAAAAGAAGTTGGTGTTTCCAAGCAAACTATTTTGGTCATGGAGAAGGGAAATTATGTTCCTTCGTCGCTATTAGCTTTTCGTATTGCCAATTTCTTTAAAGTTGATGTGAATGATATTTTTACCTACGTGAAAGGAAATGATCAACATGACGACTGA
- a CDS encoding plantaricin C family lantibiotic, with product MKNEMSKQEQVTWFEEVVDQQFDDDVFGACTTNTFSLSDYWGNKGGWCTATHECMSWCK from the coding sequence ATGAAAAATGAAATGAGTAAGCAAGAACAAGTTACTTGGTTTGAAGAGGTTGTAGATCAGCAATTTGATGATGACGTATTTGGAGCTTGTACGACAAACACATTTTCTCTTAGTGATTACTGGGGGAATAAAGGTGGCTGGTGTACAGCAACTCATGAATGTATGTCATGGTGTAAATAA
- a CDS encoding class II lanthipeptide, LchA2/BrtA2 family: MNNKTNALNKSEKELELGKYLESDMIALTEDDVAGGITPTIVITAVTGYISTNTCPTTSCTRAC; encoded by the coding sequence ATGAATAACAAAACTAATGCTCTTAATAAATCAGAAAAAGAATTAGAACTTGGTAAATACTTAGAATCAGATATGATCGCATTAACTGAGGACGATGTTGCTGGAGGAATTACACCAACGATTGTTATTACAGCAGTTACTGGTTATATTTCAACTAATACTTGTCCAACTACTTCTTGTACACGCGCTTGCTAA